One window from the genome of Streptomyces cadmiisoli encodes:
- a CDS encoding DUF2690 domain-containing protein, translating into MERLRVKALLSALTMTAVTGVAWVGLATPAQAAATCSWYSGQTGTSSNCDNKDPDVLAASCGNDGQTIYSTRLKRSYDGALNGPLLELRYSSSCRTVWGRLTGAWGTDADQGGCTVTVHRNSDGQEYSRKPAFGATNATVWSNTVYDAGVTAYVKAHCDTSPGYQYSGQTASY; encoded by the coding sequence GTGGAGCGACTGCGTGTCAAGGCGTTGCTGAGCGCGCTGACCATGACGGCGGTGACAGGTGTCGCATGGGTCGGTCTGGCGACACCCGCCCAGGCGGCCGCCACCTGCTCCTGGTACTCCGGGCAGACCGGGACTTCGTCCAACTGCGACAACAAGGACCCCGATGTCCTCGCCGCGTCGTGCGGCAACGACGGGCAGACGATCTACTCCACGCGCCTGAAGCGCAGCTACGACGGCGCCTTGAACGGTCCGTTGCTCGAGCTCCGCTACAGCTCGAGCTGCCGGACCGTGTGGGGACGCCTGACCGGCGCTTGGGGTACCGACGCCGACCAGGGCGGCTGCACCGTCACCGTGCACCGCAACTCGGACGGCCAGGAGTACTCGCGCAAGCCCGCGTTCGGGGCCACGAACGCCACCGTGTGGTCGAACACCGTGTATGACGCGGGCGTGACGGCGTACGTCAAGGCCCACTGCGACACGAGCCCCGGCTATCAGTACAGCGGGCAGACCGCCAGCTACTGA
- a CDS encoding SAM-dependent methyltransferase gives MTALSDLVRPDRYPRSSRYDPAWLLDLDMGPNPLWLLEDLAQDLDLRPGMRILDLGSGKGATSVFLAREFGVRVVAADLWTAPEEAAAVFADAGVSHEVEAVRAEAHALPFEEESFDAIVSVDAFEYFGTADSYLPYLVRFLRPGGQLGMATPAMKREIRELGVIPPHIKEVVGWEAIAWHTAEWWRFQWEITELVDVTSARLQKDAWRDWLLWARAGAAHQPDGGRMNGPVIDMLTADGGELLSFALVTARKN, from the coding sequence ATGACTGCCTTGAGCGATCTCGTACGTCCGGACCGCTATCCGCGTTCTTCCCGCTACGACCCCGCCTGGTTGCTCGACCTCGACATGGGGCCGAATCCGTTGTGGCTGCTGGAGGACCTCGCGCAAGACCTTGACCTACGACCAGGAATGCGCATTCTCGACCTCGGTTCCGGCAAGGGCGCCACGTCGGTGTTCCTGGCCCGCGAATTCGGCGTCCGGGTCGTCGCGGCCGATTTGTGGACCGCACCCGAGGAGGCGGCAGCCGTCTTCGCCGACGCGGGTGTGAGCCATGAGGTGGAGGCCGTGCGAGCGGAGGCGCACGCCTTGCCGTTCGAGGAGGAGAGCTTCGACGCCATCGTGAGCGTCGACGCGTTCGAGTACTTCGGAACGGCGGACAGCTATCTGCCGTACCTGGTGCGCTTTCTCCGTCCTGGCGGGCAGTTGGGCATGGCCACGCCTGCCATGAAGCGTGAGATCCGCGAGCTCGGGGTCATTCCGCCCCATATCAAAGAGGTGGTCGGCTGGGAGGCGATCGCCTGGCACACAGCGGAGTGGTGGCGCTTTCAATGGGAGATAACGGAGCTGGTGGACGTCACGTCCGCGAGGCTGCAGAAAGACGCCTGGCGGGATTGGCTGCTGTGGGCCCGGGCGGGGGCCGCGCATCAGCCCGACGGCGGGCGCATGAACGGGCCGGTCATCGACATGCTCACCGCCGATGGCGGGGAGCTTCTCTCCTTCGCTCTGGTCACCGCCCGCAAGAACTGA